One window of Oscillibacter hominis genomic DNA carries:
- a CDS encoding metallophosphoesterase family protein has protein sequence MNILVFSDSHGNVDNMVRLTRSLRPDAVFHLGDLLRDARALGRECPQVPMAAVPGNCDGWTEEPDIKNLMVDGCRVLLSHGHRWQVKMGYGAAIGAARRAGANVLLFGHTHQSCCFQQDGLWIMNPGAVGARGTCGWLSISGGKISCRIIEE, from the coding sequence ATGAACATTTTGGTTTTTTCCGACTCCCACGGTAATGTGGACAACATGGTCCGTCTCACCCGTTCCCTCCGGCCCGACGCGGTCTTTCACTTAGGAGACCTGCTGCGGGATGCAAGGGCCCTGGGCCGGGAGTGCCCCCAGGTCCCCATGGCCGCGGTTCCGGGCAACTGCGACGGCTGGACGGAAGAGCCGGACATCAAAAATCTGATGGTGGACGGCTGCCGGGTGCTGCTGTCCCACGGCCACCGCTGGCAGGTGAAGATGGGGTACGGCGCCGCCATCGGCGCCGCCCGGCGCGCCGGAGCCAATGTGCTGCTCTTCGGCCACACCCACCAATCCTGCTGTTTTCAGCAGGACGGGCTTTGGATTATGAACCCGGGCGCCGTGGGCGCGCGGGGGACATGCGGGTGGCTGAGCATCAGCGGCGGGAAGATATCCTGCCGCATCATTGAGGAATGA
- the dapB gene encoding 4-hydroxy-tetrahydrodipicolinate reductase, which yields MRVIVNGACGHMGREIVRLVKEGYQGGELAAAVDAYGKENGVLTDLHGAPEADVVIDFSHHTAVGPLLAYACGKGLAVVIATTGHTEEERELIFAAANKIPVFFSANMSVGVALLCSLARQAAAVLKGADIEIVEIHHNRKADAPSGTALMLADAVRQARPELKNHCGRSGQCKRESDEIGISAIRMGGVVGTHEVMITTETQTITLKHEAYSRALFAEGALTAARFLLGKPAGLYDMQSMIGESGGTE from the coding sequence ATGAGGGTCATTGTGAACGGTGCCTGTGGGCACATGGGCCGGGAGATCGTCCGGCTGGTAAAGGAGGGCTACCAGGGCGGCGAACTTGCCGCCGCGGTGGACGCCTATGGAAAAGAGAACGGTGTGCTCACCGACCTGCACGGTGCGCCCGAGGCGGATGTGGTCATTGACTTTTCCCATCACACCGCCGTGGGCCCGCTGCTGGCCTACGCCTGCGGCAAGGGCCTTGCGGTGGTCATCGCCACCACCGGCCACACGGAGGAGGAGAGAGAGCTCATCTTTGCTGCGGCGAACAAAATCCCTGTGTTTTTCAGCGCCAACATGTCGGTGGGCGTGGCACTGCTTTGCTCCCTGGCCCGGCAGGCTGCCGCGGTACTGAAGGGCGCGGACATTGAAATTGTGGAAATCCATCACAACCGCAAGGCGGACGCCCCCAGCGGCACGGCGTTGATGCTGGCCGATGCCGTCCGCCAGGCGCGGCCGGAGCTGAAGAACCACTGCGGCCGGAGCGGCCAGTGCAAACGGGAAAGCGATGAAATCGGCATCAGCGCCATCCGGATGGGCGGTGTTGTGGGCACCCACGAGGTGATGATTACCACCGAGACCCAGACGATCACGCTCAAGCATGAGGCTTACAGCCGCGCGCTGTTCGCAGAAGGGGCGCTCACCGCCGCCCGGTTCCTCCTGGGCAAGCCCGCGGGACTTTACGACATGCAGTCCATGATCGGCGAATCAGGAGGGACGGAATGA
- a CDS encoding aspartate kinase: MKTVKFGGSSLATAAQFEKVGAILRQDPERCYVVASAPGKRFSGDIKVTDLLYCCYDLALQGQDFTGPFTEIRARFDEIITRLRLDFSLEQDLNEIEARLREHPQRDFAASRGEYLNSKVMAAYLDVPFLDAAECVFFTAEGAFDAERTNSVLGAKLKELPRAVVPGFYGALPDGSIRTFSRGGSDITGAIVARASQSDVYENWTDVSGMLVTDPRIVPDPRPIGVITYTELRELAYMGASVLHEDAIFPVKTAGIPINIRNTNRPQDPGTLIVPQAQEQPEGSITGVAGRKGFTVLTIEKDQMNSEVGFGRKVLSALEECGVNFEHMPSGIDTLSVVMASAEFEPHRQEIVQKICSTVNPDAVSVEDAMAMIAVVGRGMVRRKGLAARLFTAIAEADVNLRMIDQGSSELNIIIGVDEADFEKAISAVYRAFCA, encoded by the coding sequence ATGAAGACAGTCAAGTTCGGCGGAAGCTCCCTGGCCACCGCCGCCCAGTTTGAAAAGGTGGGGGCCATCCTCCGCCAGGACCCGGAGCGATGCTATGTGGTGGCCTCCGCGCCTGGCAAGCGCTTTTCCGGCGACATCAAGGTCACGGACCTATTGTACTGCTGCTATGACCTGGCCCTGCAAGGCCAGGACTTTACCGGCCCCTTCACGGAGATCCGGGCCCGGTTTGACGAGATCATCACCCGGCTCCGCCTGGACTTCTCCCTGGAGCAGGACCTTAATGAGATCGAGGCCCGGCTGCGTGAGCATCCCCAGCGGGACTTTGCGGCCAGCCGGGGCGAGTACTTAAATTCCAAGGTGATGGCCGCCTATCTGGACGTGCCCTTCCTGGACGCGGCGGAGTGCGTGTTTTTTACAGCCGAAGGCGCCTTTGACGCGGAGCGGACCAACAGCGTGCTGGGCGCAAAGCTGAAGGAACTGCCCAGGGCCGTGGTTCCCGGCTTTTACGGTGCCCTGCCCGACGGCTCCATCCGCACCTTTTCCCGGGGCGGGTCGGACATCACCGGCGCCATTGTGGCCCGGGCCTCCCAGTCCGACGTCTATGAGAACTGGACGGACGTGTCCGGCATGCTGGTCACCGACCCCCGGATCGTCCCCGACCCCAGGCCCATCGGCGTCATCACCTACACGGAGCTGCGGGAGCTGGCCTATATGGGCGCCAGCGTCCTCCATGAGGACGCCATCTTCCCGGTGAAGACGGCTGGCATCCCCATCAACATCCGCAACACCAACCGGCCCCAGGACCCGGGTACGCTGATCGTGCCCCAGGCCCAGGAGCAGCCCGAGGGCAGCATCACGGGCGTGGCGGGCCGCAAGGGCTTTACGGTGCTGACCATTGAAAAGGACCAGATGAACTCCGAGGTGGGCTTTGGCCGCAAGGTGCTCAGCGCCCTGGAGGAGTGCGGCGTGAACTTTGAGCACATGCCCAGCGGGATTGACACGCTGTCCGTGGTCATGGCCTCCGCGGAGTTTGAGCCCCACCGCCAGGAGATCGTTCAGAAGATCTGCTCCACTGTCAACCCTGACGCCGTCTCCGTGGAGGACGCCATGGCCATGATCGCCGTGGTGGGCCGGGGCATGGTGCGCCGGAAGGGCCTGGCCGCCCGGCTGTTCACCGCCATTGCCGAGGCGGACGTGAACCTCCGGATGATCGACCAGGGCTCCAGCGAGCTGAATATCATCATCGGCGTGGATGAGGCCGACTTTGAAAAAGCCATCTCCGCCGTCTACCGGGCCTTCTGCGCGTGA